A single Montipora foliosa isolate CH-2021 chromosome 7, ASM3666993v2, whole genome shotgun sequence DNA region contains:
- the LOC138010025 gene encoding meiosis-specific nuclear structural protein 1-like, which translates to MELFNESDKAIDETKQKQEEEVKKAEEMRKRSLETFKESAKRNGDEQQGAKQRKTRASGANTMAYLKERAETEATLKREKLEIKRKELVLQAKEQEGRQQQFDMMNKQTRDIQQLQQQQMQQFMQMNANMMQQHQQQTLALMELMRKFADK; encoded by the coding sequence ATGGAACTCTTTAATGAATCAGACAAAGCAATAgatgaaacaaaacagaagcagGAAGAAGAAGTAaagaaagcagaagaaatgcgGAAGAGATCGCTGGAAACTTTTAAAGAAAGTGCAAAGAGGAATGGTGATGAACAACAAGgagcaaaacagagaaaaactagAGCTAGTGGAGCAAACACTATGGCTTATCTCAAGGAAAGGGCAGAAACTGAGGCAACTTTAAAGCGTGAGAAATTGGAGATAAAAAGGAAAGAGTTAGTGCTGCAAGCAAAAGAGCAAGAGGGAAGACAACAGCAATTTGACATGATGAACAAGCAAACTAGAGATATCCAACAGCTTCAGCAGCAGCAGATGCAGCAGTTTATGCAAATGAATGCAAACATGATGCAGCAGCACCAACAGCAAACTCTTGCACTTATGGAGCTGATGAGAAAGTTTGCTGACAAGTGA
- the LOC138010026 gene encoding zinc finger MYM-type protein 1-like, which produces MAPRRKLFFGFHATKTTDGEALYKLVKEVMNDLQLELQNIVGECFDGASNMSGVNKGLSARMKECSPLAIYVHCYGHLLNLALQDTLTTVEPLRNTLGTIQSLWEAVKAVDQQLERIVKALLVLSTDKDVKTYSESRSLLHAICDFQFILGLCVLKIILSNTSSLSAYLQGKTVDVVTARRNANLTLETLRSCRNEESFKSVWKLCECVCNKVRSWINDTDFSFRDARVPRRQTSTRLQALVGENPSHNAQSKPEDFHRVNTYFISLDKVLAEIEARFGGNDQDVLCALGDITLSDSPAIRSFNLVSSYYSLDRDLLQADQRLFCQFKKAHLEPKSLKTAADVIETLHASRLFEMVPEFSKVLSILAVIPATSCSAERSFSGLRRLKTYLRSTMGQSRLNSLAIISIERAYGNRVIVDSIDKIIDTFGQRHGRRSYFF; this is translated from the exons ATGGCACCAAGAAGGAAgcttttttttggatttcatgcgACTAAAACAACAGACGGTGAAGCTCTTTACAAACTAGTCAAAGAAGTTATGAATGACTTGCAGTTAGAACTCCAAAATATCGTGGGTGAATGCTTTGACGGTGCAAGTAATATGAGTGGCGTAAATAAAGGACTTAGTGCGCGAATGAAAGAGTGCTCTCCTCTTGCGATTTACGTGCACTGCTATGGCCACTTGTTAAATTTGGCACTGCAGGACACATTGACAACAGTGGAACCATTGCGAAATACTCTGGGAACAATTCAGAGCCT GTGGGAAGCGGTGAAGGCAGTGGACCAGCAGCTCGAGCGAATAGTGAAGGCCTTACTAGTTCTATCCACTGACAAGGATGTTAAAACGTATTCGGAAAGTCGTTCACTTCTTCATGCCATTTGTGATTTCCAGTTTATCCTCGGTCTGTGTGTACTTAAGATCATTTTATCAAACACTAGCAGCCTGAGTGCTTACCTCCAAGGCAAGACTGTGGATGTCGTCACGGCCAGGCGCAATGCCAATTTGACTCTGGAAACATTACGTAGTTGTAGAAATGAAGAGAGTTTTAAGTCTGTGTGGAAGCTGTGTGAATGTGTCTGTAACAAGGTCAGATCGTGGATTAATGACACTGACTTTTCATTTCGAGATGCTCGTGTGCCACGGCGACAAACATCGACCCGCTTACAAGCACTAGTTGGGGAAAACCCAAGCCACAATGCACAATCCAAGCCTGAAGATTTCCATCGTGTCAACACCTACTTCATCTCTCTGGATAAGGTTCTTGCAGAAATAGAGGCTCGGTTTGGCGGAAACGATCAGGACGTACTCTGCGCGCTTGGTGATATCACCCTAAGTGATTCTCCAGCCATTCGTAGCTTCAACTTGGTTTCCAGCTACTACAGCCTTGACAGAGATTTACTCCAGGCAGACCAACGCCTCTTCTGTCAATTTAAGAAAGCTCACCTGGAGCCGAAATCATTAAAAACAGCGGCAGACGTCATTGAAACCCTACATGCAAGCCGCCTGTTTGAAATGGTCCCAGAATTCTCGAAGGTGCTGTCTATTCTGGCCGTAATTCCAGCAACATCATGTTCAGCGGAACGCTCCTTCAGCGGACTTCGGAGACTGAAGACATATCTTCGCAGCACGATGGGGCAGAGTAGACTGAATAGCCTCGCTATCATTAGTATTGAGCGCGCCTATGGCAATAGGGTCATAGTAGATAGtattgacaaaataattgacaCTTTTGGACAACGCCATGGAAGGAGAAGCTACTTTTTTTAA
- the LOC138010420 gene encoding uncharacterized protein, with product MFRCTLLFMLAFTILHTVHLTLGDTEGEIWGGMLYPMMYFRALEFPLRMTTLKEDFQDLDSVTNVQLLLEVLFPRILKGFQSAARYDIRRRYVRDFQWLLWEETRALSRVSGLFTSDRLQNYYEDTMAKIVRKITERLVALKPRRKIYNNRLVGFPWKEICPTSPSAYQLEKEITITDICSSIQECSSTRFPYGSSSFDVTDACKSDGKCDVERAFPMMAGVYWHALNAFIVKRLCLDNCIGVLGDMSRCLDFETYERLQEELKILLAYTSAIPAYFNNWWNNFFQRAVASRAFSNLDTAMTMIEEKKTDFERTSHMCHFIEFTKACPYADIYKEFIFLKKVQGYRVNPGLVKDLRLHSRVNHKIMVGLQRDTLRHIELLGTIQLLDDNLRASVSGISSYFSSLASYDEGIANADVAFIQGELDKYETALRNVEQSLKDQFTTAMALMQATALANLVEEAALLVVKIIENCNPLRVIFGGSEPGDIIEKAADVANAASKVVRATALFDSLDRLQADSLLITVSFVGENSNRAQLSLIKSIVDKIRNNQAGDIGADAGKFLQDYAGYTPQVDRSRLAHNDALWSAFKDSTCEILNGDVGIAGSIPQSIAGGMLVCENLEGTLAQFFTLRDDIFDFQFQLIDSLAKVVRGNIAKRLAQNIEGQGDVLEASDLMIGFLMAQNRLQTQSSLYCDKLEYKQLGKHVEACSTVNGLFSKENVDFLIAYTDHSRFDSFHRDVYIPTKPRFQGDTGYIDLNSLSKGESVLFKLPADDEWLQNYQWILPGENAVPFVESFKIFLPHNHDNTGAEQQRITSRVTIKSVAGSAVSTLAPNTSPVYILPKGHTSYVTLYEVGYTSCTANEIENPYSLCENLPRICDKSSRQAGESLLPTILSTWKFKYQISKGAKILKWDAPTPATNLLIRAKLVIKMLPITRKRSHLPKPLKISMSRDEVLSTNGCCDEGNRYRRSLNDRICEVCPDRSTSRLRGLYCEIDEQEPQSGTE from the coding sequence ATGTTTCGCTGCACACTACTCTTCATGCTGGCTTTCACAATATTGCACACCGTCCACCTGACTCTGGGGGATACAGAAGGAGAAATTTGGGGTGGAATGCTCTATCCGATGATGTACTTTCGAGCGTTAGAATTTCCTCTTCGGATGACCACATTGAAGGAAGATTTTCAAGACCTTGATAGCGTGACTAACGTCCAGCTTCTGTTGGAAGTATTATTCCCCAGAATTTTAAAAGGCTTTCAATCCGCTGCCCGGTACGACATTAGAAGAAGATACGTTCGCGATTTTCAATGGTTACTTTGGGAAGAAACCAGAGCACTCTCACGCGTTTCTGGCCTCTTTACATCCGACAGATTACAAAACTACTACGAAGACACCATGGCTAAAATAGTTCGCAAAATAACTGAACGCCTCGTCGCCCTCAAGCCGCGGAgaaaaatttataataatagaTTAGTAGGGTTTCCTTGGAAAGAAATTTGCCCGACAAGTCCGAGCGCGTATCAATTAGAGAAAGAAATCACTATTACTGACATCTGCAGCAGCATCCAGGAATGCTCTTCCACTCGATTTCCCTATGGAAGCTCTTCCTTTGACGTCACTGATGCCTGCAAAAGTGATGGCAAATGTGACGTTGAAAGAGCATTTCCAATGATGGCTGGTGTTTATTGGCATGCCTTAAATGCTTTCATCGTGAAACGACTTTGTCTTGATAACTGTATTGGTGTCCTTGGAGATATGTCGAGATGTTTGGATTTCGAAACTTACGAGAGACTTCAAGAAGAACTGAAAATACTGTTAGCCTATACGAGTGCCATACCAGCATATTTCAACAATTGGTGGAATAACTTTTTTCAAAGGGCAGTCGCTTCAAGAGCTTTCTCAAACCTTGATACAGCTATGACCatgattgaagaaaaaaaaacagattttgAGAGAACCTCACACATGTGTCACTTTATTGAATTTACCAAAGCGTGCCCTTATGCAGACATCTACAAAGAATTTATATTCCTCAAAAAAGTCCAAGGTTATAGAGTGAACCCTGGATTGGTAAAAGATTTGAGGCTGCACTCGAGAGTAAATCACAAAATAATGGTGGGTCTGCAGAGAGATACCCTAAGACACATTGAACTCCTTGGAACCATCCAGCTATTAGATGATAACTTGAGGGCTTCTGTGTCAGGAATTTCTTCGTACTTTTCAAGTCTCGCTAGTTATGACGAAGGAATAGCGAATGCTGATGTTGCTTTCATTCAAGGAGAACTGGACAAGTACGAGACGGCTTTAAGAAATGTAGAGCAAAGCCTCAAGGACCAGTTCACGACAGCCATGGCGTTAATGCAAGCAACAGCTTTGGCCAACTTGGTAGAAGAGGCTGCACTCCTTGTAGTGAAAATCATCGAGAATTGTAATCCCCTTCGAGTTATTTTTGGTGGTTCTGAGCCAGGTGACATTATTGAGAAAGCTGCGGATGTTGCAAATGCTGCATCAAAAGTAGTGAGGGCCACAGCTCTCTTTGACTCCTTAGACCGCCTGCAAGCAGATTCTTTGCTGATTACGGTTTCCTTTGTTGGTGAAAACTCCAACAGAGCTCAGCTCAGCCTTATTAAATCAATTGTAGACAAAATACGAAACAATCAAGCTGGCGACATTGGGGCAGATGCTGGTAAATTCCTTCAGGATTATGCCGGTTATACACCACAGGTAGATCGATCTCGTTTGGCACACAATGATGCACTGTGGTCTGCGTTCAAAGATTCCACGTGTGAGATTCTAAATGGTGATGTTGGAATTGCAGGATCCATTCCACAATCGATCGCAGGTGGAATGCTCGTATGCGAAAATTTAGAAGGAACTCTTGCTCAGTTCTTTACACTGCGAGATGACATATTTGATTTCCAGTTTCAATTGATCGATTCACTGGCTAAGGTCGTTCGAGGAAATATTGCCAAGCGGCTCGCACAAAACATCGAAGGCCAAGGAGATGTCCTAGAAGCAAGTGACTTGATGATTGGGTTTCTGATGGCACAGAACCGTCTACAGACACAGTCATCCCTGTATTGTGATAAGTTGGAATATAAACAACTTGGAAAACACGTGGAAGCTTGCTCCACGGTCAATGGCCTGTTTAGCAAAGAGAACGTTGACTTTTTGATAGCGTACACAGATCATTCACGATTTGACAGTTTTCACAGAGATGTATACATCCCCAcaaaacctcgtttccagggtgaCACTGGCTACATAGATTTGAATTCGTTAAGCAAAGGAGAGTCAGTGTTGTTCAAGTTGCCAGCGGACGACGAATGGCTACAAAACTACCAGTGGATCCTACCTGGCGAAAATGCTGTCCCTTTCGTAGAGAGTTTTAAGATTTTCCTTCCACATAATCATGACAACACGGGCGCAGAACAGCAACGCATTACTTCCCGAGTCACAATTAAGTCAGTTGCTGGCAGTGCAGTTTCCACCCTAGCTCCAAACACGTCCCCAGTTTACATCTTGCCAAAAGGTCACACCTCCTACGTCACTCTCTACGAAGTAGGCTATACCAGTTGCACGGCAAATGAGATCGAAAATCCCTACAGTCTCTGCGAAAACTTGCCGAGGATTTGTGATAAGTCTTCTAGGCAAGCTGGAGAGAGCCTTCTTCCCACAATTCTGTCAACATGGAAGTTCAAGTATCAGATTTCGAAAGGTGCTAAAATACTGAAATGGGATGCCCCAACTCCCGCCACCAATCTACTGATCAGAGCCAAACTCGTCATAAAAATGCTACCAATTACAAGGAAAAGAAGCCATTTGCCCAAGCCACTGAAGATATCAATGTCCAGGGATGAGGTACTGTCTACCAATGGCTGCTGTGATGAAGGAAACAGGTACAGGAGATCGCTGAATGATCGCATATGTGAAGTGTGTCCTGATCGTTCGACGTCCAGGCTGCGAGGACTGTACTGTGAGATTGACGAGCAAGAACCACAATCAGGAACTGAGTGA